The stretch of DNA GGTGCAGTAGTGTTGCCCCaacccagagagaatggggatggtgggggaaggggtaagagggagcTTTCCCGTGCACTAACTTGCTGCTCTGCCCTGGGACCAGGATCCGGGAGCGGAGCACCGGCCCCGACCTCCGCTCCATGTGGGACGGCTTCTCTGTCGATCGCTACGCCCCACGTGGTCGCCCCGGGCCCCCGCCACCCGCCCAGGAGGGGTGCTGCCCTCACGGACGGGGCTGCCGGACGCCTCGGACGCGCCCTGGGACGGGCGCCCATCCCCAGGAGCAGGAGTGAGCAGAACGTCCGAAGTCGGCAGCGCTCCTCCCTTCCGGAGCAGCCCCGCAGGAGCGGCAGAAGCGGGGCCGATGCCCGCCGCCCTCCCCGCTCCCGAGTGGGCGAGTCCGGCCGGGAGCCGCCACCGAGTGACGGCGTCGCGGTCGCCAAGGTAACCGGCCGGAAGCCGCCGCCGCCGGGGCGGCCGAAGCCCGAGCCGGCCGCCGCCTGTCGCCAGCTGGCGGAGCAGCAGCACCGCAGCGCGCTGAGCCGGGCGGCGGGCGGAGACACCAACCGGCGGCTGAGGAGGGCGGCCTGCGACGGGGAGGTGAAGGCGACCAAACTGGTGGAGCAGCGGCATGAACTGATCAGGTGAGCGCGCCCCATCCGATTGGCTCAGCCTCCTGTCAATCTCATCATTCACGCCCCTTTTCTTATATGTCATTGGTCCATTCTGGATCTCAATCACCACCAACTTGATTGGTTCACATCGCCGTCAATCTTACTAACACACCCCaggtgctggaaaaactcagcaggtcaggcagcatctatggagaggagaggGCCGagacttcatcaggactcctttatcaaaacagaacaatacagaaaAGTGCTGAACATACCCTGAGatatctaacacttccctccaacatagccctcAATCCGAGTTTCTCAAAATATCACTAGTGTTCCACACCCCTGTAGAAAAAATAACTACctctgaggtgaggtgaggccacagctggagtattgtgttcagttttggtctccaaatttgaagaaggacattcttgctattgagggagtgcagcgtaggttcacgaggttgattccccggatggcgggactgtcatatgttgaaagattggaggcgactgggcttgtatacactggaatttagaatgatgagaggggatctgattgaaacatataagattattaagggattggacacgctagaggcaggaaacatgttcccgatgttgggggagtccagaaccagaggccacagtttaagaataaggggtaggccatttagaacggagttgaggaaaaactttttcacccagagaggttgtggatctgtggaatgctctgcctcagaaggcagtggaggccaattctctggatgctttcaagaaagagttagatagagctcttaaagatagcggagtcaagggatatggggagaaggcaggaacggggtacagattgtggatgatcagccatgatcacagtgaatggcagtgctggctcaaagggccaaatggcctactcctgcacctattgtctattgcctattgACTGTGTgtctactgatgcctctggacacatcttcagtgatgttcctggaatcactttcaacatcatacaccctcctccaggtgactCAGCTGGgtctgatcagaccccagcttgtctCTAGATGGCTAGCGACTTCTGACTCCATGACTCCCTTCCTTTGAGCCtcagccatcttgaggccctctctgccacatcggtggtactgcggatggctctcctcttcctctctccctcggtgcccaaattgctgtaggctctggctaaggagcgggctgcgaatcccctacaacccgacttccactgggagacacctcactctccatccagcctgctggcagctGCTGACCATTCTTGCGTACTTAGAGAgcctcttccaagtgatcttcccatgggactgtcagctccagcaggaCCACCTGCCTCGTAGACCTCAGACACAATGCCAGACATTCCCTATACCTTAAAGTTATACCCCTCCGATTAGTCATTTCCGCACTGGGAAAAAGTCACTGGCAGTCCACTCCATTGATGTGTGCTGGTATTTACTGGGGGTCCCGGGGGGTGAGTCTGTATTTACTGGGGGTCCCGGGGGGTGAGTCCGTATTTGCAGGGAGTCCTGGGGGAAGAGTGCCCGCGTTTACAGGGGGGTCCCGGGGTGTGTGTCAATATCTACAGAggatcccggggagtgtgtcggtatttacagggggtcctggggagtgtgtcagtatttacagggggtcccgggggagtgtatcggtatttacaggggggtcgtagggagtgtgtctgtatttacagggggtcgtAGGGAGTGTGCCGGTATTTACAGTGGTTCCTGGGGTGGTGTGTCAATATTTACAGAGGATCCTGGGGAgcgtgtcggtatttacagggggtcccggggagtgtgtcggtatttacaggggggtcccggggagtgtgtctgtatttacagtgGTTCCTGGGGTGTGTGTCAATATTTACAGAGGATCCTGGGGAgcgtgtcggtatttacagggggtcccggggagtgtgtcggtatttacaggggggtcccggggagtgtgtctgtatttacagtgGTTCCTGGGGTGTGTGTCAATATTTACAGAGGATCCTGGGGAgcgtgtcggtatttacagggggtcccggggagtgtgtcggtatttacagggggtcccggggagtgtgtctgtatttacagggggtcatagggagtgtgtctgtatttacagggggtcccggggagtgtgtctgtatttacaggggttcgtagggagtgtgtcagtatttacagaggatcccggggagtgtgtcggtatttacagaggatcccggggagtgtgtctgtatttacaggggggtcccggggagtgtgtcagtatttacagggggtcccggggagtggtGTCGGTATTTAcggggggtcccggggagtgtgtcggtatttacggggggtcccggggagtgtgtcggatCCCCAGACTCAATCCCTGACTAACGAAGTCCGACACCCGAAATGCCTTCTGAGCACCCGTCTCTGAGACACTGTTCGGACTAACCTTAAACCCAGGAAGACCCTGATGGAGAAGCAGAGGCGGGAGCTGATGCAGACCAGCAGGATGGTGAACGACGGGCTGAAGAGGAGAAAGCTGGGCCGGCACATCGCAGCCCGTATCTGCCTGCACCAGCTGGAGCGGGACAGGAAGAGCCATGCCGGCCTCCGGCTGCAGAACCTGAGGTAGGGAGCAGCTCCGTCTCTCGGCCGTCCAGTGGGGGACAGACTCAGGGTCCTTCCAACAGGGTCCTTCCGTCTCTCGGCCGTCCAGTGGGGGACAGACTCAGGGTCCTTCCAACAGGGTCCTTCCGTCTCTCGGCCGTCCAGTGGGGGACAGACTCAGGGTCCTTCCAACAGGGTCCTTCCGTCTCTTGGCCGTCCAGTGGGGGACAGACTCAGGGTCCTTCCAACAGGGTCCTTCCGTCTCTCAGCCGTCCAGTGGGGGACAGACTCAGGGTCCTTCCAACAGGGTCCTTCCGTCTCTCGGCCGTCCAGTGGGGGACAGACTCAGGGTCCTTCCAACAGGGTCCTTCCGTCTCTTGGCCGTCCAGTGGGGGACAGACTCAGGGTCCTTCCGTCTCTCGGCCGTCCAGTGGGGACAGACTCAGGGTCCTTCCAACAGGGTCCTTCCGTCTCTCAGCCGTCCAGTGGGGGACAGACTCAGGGTCCTTCCAACAGGGTCCTTCCGTCTCTCGGCCGTCCAGTGGGGGACAGACTCAGGGTCCTTCCAACAGGGTCCTTCCGTCTCTTGGCCGTCCAGTGGGGGACAGACTCAGGGTCCTTCCGTCTCTCGGCCGTCCAGTGGGGGACAGACTCAGGGTCCTTCCAACAGGGTCCTTCCGTCTCTTGGCCGTCCAGTGGGGGACAGACTCAGGGTCCTTCCGTCTCTCGGCCGTCCAGTGGGGGACAGACTCAGGGTCCTTCCAACAGGGTCCTTCCGTCTCTCGGCCGTCCAGTGGGGGACAGACTCAGGGTCCTTCCAACAGGGTCCTTCCATCTCTTGGCCGTCCAGTGGGGGGACAGACTCAGGGTCCTTCCAACAGCCTGGGCATCGGGCAGGGGTCCCAGAGCGTGATCTCAGTTACAGACCCCACCCGCTGGAAGATGTGATCCGGTTAAGGATGCTTTAAAATCCCCTCACGCTGCCCAGCCGTAAACACGGTCACACTTTGAATGATCCATTGATACACGCACCGGGTACTCTCCCGTAAATACTGACACCCACTTCCCAGGACCCCTTGTAAATACAgccacactccccgggaccccccgtaaatactgacacactccccgggaccccccgtaaataccgacacactcccctggaccccctgtaaatactgacacactccccaggacccactgtaaataccgacaaactccccgggaccccctgtaaatacagacacactccccgggaccccctgtagatacagacacactccccgggaccccctgtaaatacagacacactccccgggaccccctgtaaatacagacacactccccgggaccccctgtgaatacagacacactccccgggacccctgtaaatacagacacactccccgggaccccctgtgaatacagacacactccccgggacccctgtaaatacagacacactccccgggaccccctgtaaataccaacacactCCCCACGACCCcccgtaaataccgacacactccccgggaccccctgtaaataccaacacactCCCCACGACCCcccgtaaataccgacacactccccgggaccccctgtagatacagacacactccccgggaccccctgtaaataccaacacactCCCCACGACCCCCCGTAAATACCGACACCACTCCCCTGgacccccctgtaaataccgacacactcccctggacccccctgtaaataccgacacactccccgggaccccctgtagatacagacacactccccgggaccccctgtaaataccgacacactccccgggaccccctgtgaatacagacacactccccgggaccccctgtaaatacagacacactccccgggaccccctgtaaataccaacacactCCCCACGACCCcccgtaaataccgacacactcccctggacccccctgtaaataccgacacactccccgggacccccagtAATTATCGACACACTCCCctggaccccctgtaaataccgacacacacaccgggaccccttgtaaatacagacacactccccgggaccccctgtaaataccgacacactacCCGGAACCCCCTGttaataccgacacactccccgggaccccatgtaaataccaacacactccccacgacccccctgtaaatactgacacactccccgagaccccctgtaaatacagacacactccccgaGACCCcccgtaaataccgacacactccccgggacccccctgaaaatacagacacactccccgggaccccctgaaaatactgacacactccccgagaCCCcccgtaaataccgacacactccccgagaccccctgtaaataccgacacactccctgggtccccctgtaaataccgacacactctctggaaccccctgtaaatactgacacactccccgggaccccctgtaaataccaacacactccccgggaccctcCTTTATATAGTGACACACTCCCCTGAACCCCctataaatacagacacactcgccgggaccccctgtaaatactgacacactccccgggaccccctgaaaataccgacacactccccgggacccccccTTTATATAGTGACACACTCCCCTGAACCCCCtataaataccgacacactccccaggacccccctgtaaatactgacacagtCCCCTGAACCCCctataaatacagacacactccccgggaccccctgtaaatactgacacactccccgagaCCCTCTGTAAATACCaaaacactccccgggacccctgtaaataccgacacactccccaggacccccctgtaaataccgacacactccccgggaccccctgtaaataccgacacactccccgggacccccctgtaaataccgacacactccccgggaccccctgtaaatacagacacacccCAAGAGCCCCTGAAGACACCAGCACATTTCTAGACTCCCTGGTCCGTCACACTGAATAGGCACTGTTGCCTATTTATAAGAACAGAGGGAGCTGGCTCGTCCACATCCTCAGATATCTGGTGAACAATTCGTCTGACCTCTTTCCTCCCCCCCTTCACATGCGAGGGCTGGTTTGGCTGTTCTCTCCACCCGCGAATTAACCTCTGCCCCCTTGCCCCTTGCCCACACAGGTCTCGTACCCGGGAGCAGACCGCGCAGTACCACGCCGAACTCAGAGCAATGAAGGAGCGGGTGGCCAGCGCCCCGTACCTCTTCGAGCAGGTCACACAGGTGAGGGTCAGCCTGAGGCtcaggtgaggtggggtgggggggggcttgTGGACACAGACAGCAGGGATCTTCCAGGTCCTGAGGCTGCCTGATAAATCCCGACACACTCCATGGGACACCTCTCACCTAATGTTACTGGCCGTGCCAGGTAGATGTGCAGTGAATCCGTAAGACCGTAAGCGATAGTATCAGAAcacggccattcagcccatcgagcctgagctaccattccatcatggccgaacCATTCACCAGCCCCGTGTTGCACAGAACCTGGCCGTGTTTTAAATCGTTTTAACGCAGGCTTAGTGATCAGAGTGGTGTCATCGACTGGTTTACCCCCCGTTCTCAAACCACAGGGCCTCTGTGTCATGGGGGTGGGGCATTGGGAGAGGACCCAAAtgcacaggcactgaagtactatgaactggactggactagagtcAGGGGCCgggacaggacacagactaggaactggactggactagagcCAGGGGCCgggacaggacacagactaggaactggactggactagagcCAGGGCCGGGACAGGGACACAGACTAGGGAACTTGGACTGGACTAGAGTCTGGGCCGGGACGGGACACAGactaggaactggactggactagagcCAGGGCCgggacaggacacagactaggaactggactggacCTAGAGTCTGGGCTgggacaggacacagactaggaactggactggactagagcCAGGCCCgggacaggacacagactaggaactggactggactagagtcTGGGCCgggacaggacacagactaggaactggactggactagagtcTGGGCCgggacaggacacagactaggaactggactggactagagcCAGGGCCgggacaggacacagactaggagctgggacaggaacacagacttggtCTGGGGACTTTTTCTaggaaagcaggaccaggacatggaagtgggaactaggagcctgggcttggactccgagccagagactggacaaggacccagaatctgggtcttgacttgggctcggacCCCGGAACTAGGCCAGGACATGACGTGACTACAGGACTGGATGAGGcttggctacaggactggacgaggcacatggacaggacaAGAACCCGAAGACTTGACTCGATCTTGGGACAcctgaacacagagccttggtcttgagagagacaggaacacggagccgggatccctccttaggaacaggacttgGGGTCGGGGCTCTACGCAGAGTCAGGTCCTCTACTAGGAGCAGGACGTAGGGTCAGGActcgtacacagaacacagagaaatGGTTtccaacacaaggtagcagccaacagccagacctacctagcgaaggcgtggacacagagagacagttccaaacaacgatagacagttccttacctagacacagcaaggctccgcagtagaacttgacagcaatacaggcgaggcttcaggaggaaggtgaagggaagggccCAGCAAATTAAGCTATTTCCGCAGCCAgccaaaatgagaatcaggtgcctcaattagagcacccaacagaacaaggaaaactggaaaacctggaataaggagctATGGGCCGGACCATTGTTCATCTGGTCCAATGGACCGAATGCAGActtcatggaccggaccatgacactctGGGCAGTGACTGATTAACCCCTCTCTAACCTAGTAGTCAATAGATGGTGGAGagaatggagagaatggagagagagagagagagagagagagagagaggagagagagagagagagagagagagagagagagagggataaaTAGAgcttgagagggagagagagaatgtgaatgtgtgtgtgagagagagagagagattgagaaagtggTGGAGTGccatctctatcagcacaggagaACCCCTGCTGTCCTCTCTTTACACCTACGACCGTGCGGGCTGAACATAGCTCCAACGCCGtgtacaagtttgctgacgactcCACTGTTGCGGGCCGAAtccaaggtggtgatgaatcagcgcacaggagggagattgcaaaatctggccgagtggtgtcataacaacaacccctCGCTCAATGTCAGCGAGACCAAGGATTGGAGacctcaggagagggaaaccagttcCAGAGgttctcatcgggggatcagGGGTGGGgagggtcggcaactttaaattcctggtttttactatttcagaggacccgtcctgggcccagcacgtgagtgcaattgtgaagaaagcctctacttcctcaggagtctgcggagattcagcaggacatccaaaactttgacaagcttctgtaGGTGTGTGGTGGGGCATGTATTGGccggctgcatcacggcctggtatggaaacaccaatgccctttgaatggaaaatcttacaaaaggtagtggattcgacccagtccatcacgggtaaaaccctcccaaccattgagcacatcgacatgaaacgtcgccgtagaaaagcagcgtccatcatcagagaccctcaccacccaggccgtgctctcttctcactgctgccatcaggtagaaggtacaggggcctcaagactcacaccaccaggttcaggaacagttactacccctcgaccatcaggtagaaggcacaggagcctcagggcccacaccaccaggttcaggaacagttactacccctcaaccatcaggtagaaggtacaggagcctcaggacccacaccaccaggttcaggaacagttactacccctcaaccatcaggtagaaggcacaggagcctcaggacccacaccaccaggttcaggaacagttactacccctcaaccatcaggtagaaggcacaggagcctcaggacccacaccaccaggttcaggaagagttactacccctcaaccatcaggaaggaggtacaggagcctcaagactcacaccaccaggttcaggaacagttaccacccctcaaccatcaggctcctgaacaaaaggggataactacacttgcccatcattgagatgttcccacaaccagcgatctcactttaaggactctttatctcatgctctcgttatttattgctatttatttatattttcatttgcacagtttgttgtctcctgcactctggctgatctttcactgatcccgtttacagttactgttctatagatttgctgaggatgctcgcagggaaatgaatctcggggttgtatgtgggtGACGTGTACGTAGtccgataataaagtttactttgaactttgagaggtcAGGGTGGGAACCCCGAAGCCGATCACCCAGACCGCAGAGACGGCATCTCAGGCGCGGTGGAGCAGCGGGGTTCCGGCCAGGACTGGAACCCGGggagaccccccccaccccgccccacaCCTCCCGTTAAGGGCGAGGCCACTGCCTTGGTCCCAAGAAAGAGCCGCAAAGATTGGGCAGAGAGCTGTTCAGGGAACGGGGTCACCGGTGAGGAGATTCTCCGGACCGTTGCTGGCTGGACACGCGGTGACGGTGAGTCGGAATGAAACCTCCGGCCAGACAGcgtctgcagagagagaaacagagcggACGGAGCAGATGATGGGGCGGGCGGGGGGGGTATTCGCCGAGCTACGAGCCTCGAGGTTTGTCTCCGGAAGGGCCCGGTAGGAGGACCTTCTCTACGGGGGATCATACGAACCGTCCGCTCCAGCGAAGTAGATTTCACCTTCACGAAAATGCTCCCAGAACTGCCTCACGGTAGCGCGGTGTTTAGGGCAACGCTGTTTGCAGTGCgagcgacccgggttcagttcccgccgctgtctgtagggagtttctAAACCGTgaatggtttcctccaggtgctcccacGCTCTGAGGATGTACAGACGGGCTATAGCAGGGTTAACGGGTTTAACGGGGTGGCGCGGGCTCGTTCGGGAAGGGCCCGTCACCCTTGTGAGATGGTGCCAAAACCGACCCTGACCATCGCGCTCCTCTCCTTTCCGCCACAGAACAGCATCCGCGGGACCGTCGACCGCCTCTTCTCCAGGGTCCTGCGGAGGCTACAGCTGGACGAAGAGCTGGTGCTCGAACTCTGTACAGCGGGGCGGGCGGGGCGACCTGGAGGGCGAGTCGGAGGCCGGCAGCTGGTGAGTGAGGCTGGGAGGAGGCACCGGACACCGGGGCAGTGAGTTTGGCTAAAGCCCAACCCCCTGACGAGAGCCTGGCTGATTTCCCTCTCCTCTAACCCAGGGGTGACCGGGCAGCAATGGGGAGCAGGAACCCTAGCTGATTaacctgttggagttctttgaggagattagaagtaggatagataaaggggatacagtggatgttgtatatttggactttcagacaaggtgccacacatgaggctgcttaccaggttaagagcccatggtattacaggaaagttactaacatggttagagcattggctgattggtaggaggcagcgagtgggaagaaaaggatccttttctggttggctgccagtgactagtggtgttcagcaggggttggtgttgggaccacttctttttatactgtatataaatgatttagatgatggaatggatggctttgttgccaagtttgcagatgataagattggtggaggggcaggtagtgttgaggaaacaggtaggatgcagaaggactcagacagattaggagaatgggcaagaaagtggcaaatgaaatacaatgttgggaaatgcacggtcatgcactttggtcgtagaaataaatgtgcggactattttctaaacagggagaaaatccaaaaatctgagatacaaagggactggggagtccttgtgcagaacaccctaaaggttaacttgtaggttcagtcgatagtgaggaaggcaaatgccatgttagcattcatttcaagaggtctagaatacaagagcagggatgtgatactgaggctttataagacactggtgaggcctcaccttgagtactgtgaacagttttaggccgctcatcttagaaaagatgtgctggcattggagaggggccagaggaggttcacaaggatgattccgggaatgaaagggttatcagacgaggaacgtttgatggctctgggtctgtactcgctggaattcagaaagatggggggggggggggaatctcattgaaacctttcgaatattgaaaggcctagacagagtagatgtggaaaggatgtaagacaagagggcacagcctcaggatagaggggcacccttttaaAACagggatgcggagaaatttctttaaccaaaggacGGTGGATTTGTTGAATTTGTGACGGGGAGCAGGACCCCTGGCTGattccccctctctctaacccaggggtgactggtcagtgacggggagcaggacccctggctgattccccctctctctaacccagggggtgaccggtcagtgacggggagcaggacccctggctgattcccccctctctctaacccaggggtgaccggtcagtgacggggagcaggacccctggctgattccccctctctctaacccaggggtgaccggtcagtgacggggagcaggacccctggctgattcccccctctctctaacccaggggtgaCCGGTCAGTGACGGAGAGCAGGACCCCTGGctgattccctctctctctaacccaggggtgaccggtcagtgacggggagcaggaaCCCTGGCTGattcccccctctctctaacccaggggtgaCCGGTCAGTGACGGTGAGCAGGAACCCGGGCTGattccccctctctctaacccaggggtgaccggtcagtgacggggagcaggaccCCTGACTGattcccccctctctctaacccaggggtgaccggtcagtgacggggagcaggaaCCGTGGCTGATTCTcccctctctctaacccaggggtgaccgggcagtgacggggagcaggaccCCAGGCTGattccccctctctctaacccaggggtgaccggtcagtgacggggagcaggacccctggctgattcccccctctctctgacccaggggtgaccggtcagtgacggggagcaggaccCCTGGCTGATTC from Hemitrygon akajei chromosome 28, sHemAka1.3, whole genome shotgun sequence encodes:
- the LOC140717608 gene encoding uncharacterized protein; the protein is MFKRLLIPGFPRNCQFYRSGSGAPAPTSAPCGTASLSIATPHVVAPGPRHPPRRGAALTDGAAGRLGRALGRAPIPRSRSEQNVRSRQRSSLPEQPRRSGRSGADARRPPRSRVGESGREPPPSDGVAVAKVTGRKPPPPGRPKPEPAAACRQLAEQQHRSALSRAAGGDTNRRLRRAACDGEVKATKLVEQRHELIRKTLMEKQRRELMQTSRMVNDGLKRRKLGRHIAARICLHQLERDRKSHAGLRLQNLRSRTREQTAQYHAELRAMKERVASAPYLFEQVTQNSIRGTVDRLFSRVLRRLQLDEELVLELCTAGRAGRPGGRVGGRQLGRRRTPSDQRRRLVPVTRGSRPRVRVRGLRWETRLCVCVWARVSERISQ